In one Oryza glaberrima chromosome 2, OglaRS2, whole genome shotgun sequence genomic region, the following are encoded:
- the LOC127761242 gene encoding aspartyl protease family protein 2, with protein sequence MTRLAVRSLVVLFLAVASPFLVAGGGGAKLNASSSSSPLYGIEFPPFNAGVADGGCDGKLMVQGVEEVSRSPSLKLHMTHRSAAEAAAAGRTRKESFLDSAGKDVARIHTMLRRVAGAGGGRAATNSTPRRALAERIVATVESGVAVGSGEYLVDLYVGTPPRRFQMIMDTGSDLNWLQCVPCLDCFEQRGPVFDPAASLSYRNVTCGDPRCGLVAPPTAPRACRRPQSDPCPYYYWYGDQSNTTGDLALEAFTVNLTAPGASRRVDDVVLGCGHSNRGLFHGAAGLLGLGRGALSFASQLRAVYGHAFSYCLVDHGSSVGSKIVFGDDDALLGHPRLNYTAFAPSAAAAADTFYYVQLKGVLVGGEKLNISPSTWDVGKDGSGGTIIDSGTTLSYFAEPAYEVIRRAFVERMDKAYPLVADFPVLSPCYNVSGVERVEVPEFSLLFADGAVWDFPAENYFVRLDPDGIMCLAVLGTPRSAMSIIGNFQQQNFHVLYDLQNNRLGFAPRRCAEV encoded by the coding sequence ATGACGCGGCTCGCCGTGCGCTCTCTGGTGGTCTTGTTCTTGGCTGTGGCCTCGCCGTTTCTtgttgctggtggtggtggcgccaaGCTcaacgcgtcgtcgtcgtcgtcgccgctgtaCGGGATCGAGTTCCCGCCGTTCAACGCCGGCGTCGCGGATGGCGGATGCGACGGGAAGCTGATGGTGCagggggtggaggaggtgagCCGGTCCCCTTCGCTGAAGCTGCATATGACCCACCGgtccgccgccgaggccgccgcggcgggcagGACGAGGAAGGAGTCGTTCTTGGATTCCGCGGGGAAGGACGTTGCCCGGATCCACACGATGCTCAGGAGGGTGGCCGGAGCAGGCGGAGGTAGGGCAGCGACGAAttcgacgccgcggcgcgcgctggCAGAGCGGATTGTGGCGACGGTGGAGTCCGGCGTCGCGGTCGGGTCCGGGGAGTACTTGGTGGATCTCTACGTCGgtacgccgccgcggcggttcCAGATGATCATGGACACCGGCAGCGACCTCAACTGGCTGCAGTGCGTGCCCTGCCTCGATTGCTTCGAGCAGCGCGGCCCGGTGTTCGACCCGGCGGCCTCCCTTTCCTACCGCAACGTCACCTGCGGCGACCCCCGCTGCGGCCTCgtcgcgccgccgacggcgcccaGGGCGTGCCGCCGCCCGCAGTCCGACCCGTGCCCGTACTACTACTGGTACGGCGACCAGTCGAATACCACCGGCGACCTCGCCCTCGAGGCCTTCACCGTCAACCTCACCGCCCCCGGCGCGTCCCGGCGCGTCGACGACGTGGTGCTCGGCTGCGGCCACTCGAACCGCGGCCTCTTCCACGGGGCCGCGGGGCTGCTCGGCCTCGGCCGCGGCGCCCTCTCCTTCGCGTCCCAGCTCCGCGCCGTGTACGGCCACGCCTTCTCCTACTGCCTCGTCGACCACGGCAGCAGCGTCGGGAGCAAGATCGTgttcggcgacgacgacgcgctgCTCGGCCACCCGCGGCTCAACTACACGGCGTTCgcgccgtccgcggcggcggcggcggacacaTTCTACTACGTCCAGCTCAAGggcgtcctcgtcggcggcgagaagCTCAACATCTCGCCGTCCACGTGGGACGTCGGCAAGGACGGATCCGGCGGCACAATCATCGACTCCGGCACGACGCTGAGCTACTTCGCGGAGCCGGCGTACGAGGTGATCCGGCGGGCGTTCGTGGAGCGCATGGACAAGGCGTACCCTCTCGTCGCCGACTTCCCGGTGCTGAGCCCGTGCTACAACGTGTCCGGCGTGGAGAGGGTGGAGGTGCCGGAGTTCTCCCTCCTGTTCGCCGACGGCGCCGTCTGGGACTTCCCGGCGGAGAACTACTTCGTCCGCCTCGACCCCGACGGCATCATGTGCCTCGCCGTCCTCGGCACGCCGCGCTCCGCCATGTCCATCATCGGCAACTTCCAGCAGCAGAACTTCCACGTCCTCTACGACCTGCAGAACAACCGCCTCGGCTTTGCGCCGCGGCGGTGCGCCGAGGTGTaa